The Sorangiineae bacterium MSr11367 genome window below encodes:
- a CDS encoding serine/threonine protein kinase → MASSELAPPEERHPHASALRLPHALGRYTLFDFIGRGGMAQIYLARSNSDLGASRLCVLKLILPEYAGHPQFAEMLAHEAKLAAQLGHANIVHVFELGRAEGRLFIAMEYVEGFDLNALLRRCSRQKVPLPMEFALYIVTCVLRGLDYAHRRTDEAGRPLGIVHRDVSPSNLLISFDGEVKVCDFGIAHANDVVAPLASDAPLVDEAIKGKAGYMSPEHARGAILDARADVFATGIVLWELLAGRRLYRLPPGQTATRGALLELARSAEIPPLPKRSLPREDDLHGIVVRALALDKNNRYPSAGAMLRDLEAYAIETGRMPNPIKLGVWLSTHFGNEVIAHRRMRERAAAVVTKTIEAREARDSLTPVPRSPSGPPVSTFPVKYASAPPPTADVPALDPLPSDDKALTALPLVEIEPTPTEPPPLLELKVPVPEAPSKPSTRRGRVLLLVLALMFVAIAAAAWRGGFLESL, encoded by the coding sequence GTGGCAAGTAGCGAACTGGCACCACCGGAAGAGCGGCACCCGCACGCGTCCGCGTTGCGCTTGCCGCACGCGCTCGGGCGCTACACGCTCTTCGACTTCATTGGGCGCGGCGGGATGGCCCAGATCTACCTTGCGCGCAGCAACAGCGATCTCGGTGCCTCGCGTCTCTGCGTGCTCAAGCTGATTCTGCCGGAGTACGCCGGCCATCCGCAGTTCGCCGAGATGCTCGCGCACGAGGCGAAGCTCGCCGCGCAGCTCGGGCACGCGAACATCGTGCACGTCTTCGAGCTGGGCCGGGCCGAGGGGCGCTTGTTCATCGCCATGGAATACGTCGAGGGCTTCGACCTGAATGCCCTGCTCCGTCGGTGCTCGAGGCAGAAGGTGCCGCTGCCCATGGAGTTCGCGCTCTACATCGTCACGTGCGTGCTGCGCGGGCTCGATTACGCGCACCGCCGCACCGACGAGGCGGGCCGCCCGCTGGGCATCGTGCATCGCGATGTCTCGCCGTCGAATTTGCTCATTTCGTTCGATGGCGAGGTGAAGGTCTGCGACTTCGGCATCGCCCACGCGAACGACGTGGTGGCCCCGCTGGCGAGCGATGCGCCGCTGGTGGACGAGGCCATCAAGGGCAAGGCCGGCTACATGAGCCCGGAGCACGCGCGCGGGGCGATTCTCGATGCGCGGGCCGACGTGTTTGCCACGGGCATCGTGCTCTGGGAGCTTCTCGCCGGGCGAAGGCTCTATCGCTTGCCGCCGGGCCAAACCGCAACGCGCGGTGCGCTGCTCGAGTTGGCGCGCAGCGCAGAGATCCCGCCGCTGCCCAAGCGTTCGCTCCCGCGCGAGGACGATCTGCACGGCATCGTGGTGCGGGCGCTCGCGCTGGACAAGAACAACCGGTACCCCTCGGCGGGGGCCATGCTGCGCGATCTGGAGGCGTACGCCATCGAGACGGGGCGGATGCCCAACCCGATCAAGTTGGGCGTGTGGCTCTCCACGCACTTCGGCAATGAGGTCATCGCGCACCGCCGCATGCGTGAGCGTGCGGCCGCGGTCGTGACCAAGACCATCGAGGCCCGCGAAGCGCGCGACTCGCTCACGCCCGTACCGCGATCGCCGTCGGGACCGCCGGTGTCGACGTTTCCCGTGAAGTATGCGTCCGCGCCTCCGCCGACCGCCGACGTGCCCGCCCTCGACCCATTGCCAAGCGATGACAAGGCGCTGACCGCCCTTCCGCTGGTGGAGATCGAGCCGACGCCGACCGAGCCCCCTCCGCTCCTGGAGTTGAAGGTGCCCGTGCCGGAAGCCCCGTCGAAGCCCAGCACACGGCGAGGGCGCGTGCTGTTGCTCGTCCTCGCGCTGATGTTCGTGGCCATCGCCGCGGCTGCGTGGCGCGGGGGTTTTCTCGAGTCGCTCTGA
- a CDS encoding ComF family protein: protein MDRWKDTMFLLDAAGALVAPERCAACDARVPFRTVFCSACAATLTSTSTEHRDGPQALHPLASLHAPFLYGGAISAAVTRFKYEGRSELARPLAHLLLRAGPQLTSLAIDCVVPVPLHPTRLVERGFNQAALLGRLLARRLGAAFEPRALTRIKATEAQATLSREGRLRNVRGAFEARQADWLANRRVLLVDDVATTGATLAEAAIAVHAAKAHIVHAVVLARA, encoded by the coding sequence GTGGACCGATGGAAGGACACGATGTTCCTCCTCGATGCCGCCGGCGCCTTGGTCGCCCCCGAACGATGCGCGGCTTGCGACGCGCGTGTGCCCTTCCGCACCGTGTTTTGCAGTGCTTGCGCGGCCACCCTCACGTCCACATCGACGGAACATCGCGATGGGCCGCAGGCCTTGCATCCCCTGGCCAGTTTGCATGCTCCTTTTCTCTATGGTGGAGCGATATCCGCGGCGGTCACGCGATTCAAATACGAAGGGCGCAGCGAATTGGCACGTCCACTCGCGCATTTGCTTTTGCGCGCCGGGCCGCAACTAACGTCTCTCGCCATCGATTGTGTAGTTCCCGTTCCTCTTCACCCCACGCGCCTCGTCGAACGCGGATTCAATCAGGCGGCGCTTTTGGGGCGGTTGCTCGCGCGTCGACTCGGCGCGGCATTCGAACCGAGGGCTTTGACGCGCATCAAAGCCACGGAGGCACAGGCGACACTCTCCAGAGAGGGCCGTCTGCGCAATGTGCGCGGCGCGTTCGAAGCGCGTCAGGCAGATTGGCTCGCGAATCGTCGCGTATTGCTGGTGGACGATGTGGCCACCACCGGCGCAACTCTTGCCGAGGCAGCAATTGCCGTCCATGCGGCCAAAGCACATATCGTACATGCGGTCGTACTGGCCCGTGCATAG
- a CDS encoding AarF/ABC1/UbiB kinase family protein has translation MAASRDRPDASPIPLEKRPDAPPTSRLGRLAKLGALAPRAIPLATEAMKRAVGMKRTEDEEAQARAKVLSSAKKTAEAMLKTLGEMKGLPLKLGQMASYIDGLAPPGYEEKFQQVLKRLQAKAPPLSREAAIKVVTEELGDHPSKIYEHWEADPFAAASIGQVHRAFSRSGDAVAVKVQYPGIDKAIENDLKSLSLLETMIAPVGRRYQSKETLEEIKAVFLAELDYTREAETAELFRRIHDGDKDIVIPRVHHSLTTRRVLTCEMIDGMDYATFCETATKDERDAAGQTIWRFMFRALYAHGVLYADPHPGNYRFLGGGKVAFLDFGCAKFMPADIVTRMKRYVIAAQDGDAEEFDRACVEVLGYDPTDPEGWPLYTSYTKLVLKPLIENTEFEFTHEFAREAVAYLVRNGKKIILRPDEKLPSLPKPIHMPVDHTFVNRLQWGLFSVLAGLNAKANWRRTTEPWLRGPVTEHPST, from the coding sequence ATGGCAGCTTCGCGAGACCGGCCGGATGCTTCGCCGATCCCGCTCGAAAAACGGCCGGACGCCCCGCCGACCTCCCGTCTCGGGCGGCTCGCGAAGTTGGGGGCCCTGGCACCACGAGCGATCCCTCTCGCCACGGAAGCGATGAAGCGCGCCGTCGGCATGAAGCGCACCGAGGACGAAGAGGCCCAGGCGCGGGCCAAAGTCCTCTCGTCCGCGAAAAAGACCGCCGAGGCGATGTTGAAGACGCTCGGCGAGATGAAGGGGCTCCCGCTCAAGCTGGGTCAGATGGCCTCGTACATCGATGGTCTCGCGCCGCCGGGGTACGAAGAGAAATTTCAACAGGTGTTGAAGCGACTCCAGGCGAAGGCGCCCCCTTTGTCGCGGGAGGCGGCCATCAAGGTCGTGACCGAGGAGCTCGGCGACCACCCGTCCAAGATCTACGAGCACTGGGAGGCGGATCCTTTCGCCGCCGCGAGCATCGGCCAAGTGCACCGCGCCTTCAGCCGCTCGGGCGATGCCGTCGCCGTGAAGGTGCAGTACCCCGGCATCGACAAGGCCATCGAGAACGACCTGAAAAGCCTCTCGCTGCTCGAGACGATGATCGCGCCCGTCGGACGGCGCTACCAGAGCAAGGAGACCCTGGAGGAGATCAAGGCGGTCTTCCTGGCCGAGCTCGACTACACACGCGAAGCCGAGACGGCCGAGCTTTTTCGCCGCATTCATGACGGCGACAAGGACATCGTCATCCCGCGCGTGCACCATAGCCTCACGACCCGCCGCGTCCTCACCTGCGAGATGATCGACGGGATGGACTACGCGACGTTCTGCGAGACGGCGACGAAGGACGAGCGCGATGCCGCCGGGCAGACCATCTGGCGCTTCATGTTCCGCGCGCTCTACGCGCATGGCGTGCTCTACGCCGATCCGCATCCGGGCAACTACCGCTTCCTCGGCGGCGGCAAGGTGGCCTTCTTGGACTTCGGCTGCGCGAAGTTCATGCCCGCCGACATCGTGACGCGCATGAAGCGCTACGTGATTGCCGCGCAAGATGGCGACGCGGAGGAGTTCGACCGGGCCTGTGTCGAGGTGCTCGGTTACGACCCGACCGATCCCGAGGGCTGGCCGCTCTACACGAGCTACACGAAGCTCGTGCTCAAGCCGCTCATCGAGAACACGGAGTTCGAGTTCACGCACGAATTCGCGCGAGAGGCCGTGGCGTACCTGGTTCGCAACGGCAAAAAGATCATCCTTCGCCCCGACGAGAAGCTTCCTTCGCTCCCCAAGCCGATTCACATGCCCGTGGACCACACGTTCGTGAATCGCCTCCAGTGGGGCCTCTTCAGCGTGCTCGCTGGCCTGAACGCCAAGGCCAACTGGCGGCGCACCACCGAGCCATGGCTCCGTGGTCCCGTCACCGAGCACCCTAGTACGTAG
- a CDS encoding putative sulfate exporter family transporter produces the protein MKPSHFLLPLGFVLALSPWASPGLSLLGGAAIGLAWGNPYLRITRKLAHALLVAAIVGLGAGMDLRVVAQVGAHGIGYTAASIAGALLLGTLLARALRVQTRPGLLISVGTAICGGSAIAAVAPALRAEEHEVTVAFGTVFLLNAAALVLFPTIGHAVGLSQESFGLWSALAIHDTSSVVGASMAYGTRALEVATTVKLTRALWIVPVTLLIAHAMRQRCNAAGEAGKTVAAPKPWFIAAFLVASALVTFVPGLSGLGAPVSLAARHAMSAMLFLVGTAISRSALRAVGVRALAQGVLLWIIVAGGSLLFVTNATVN, from the coding sequence ATGAAGCCTTCGCATTTTCTTCTTCCATTGGGATTCGTGTTGGCCCTTTCGCCTTGGGCTTCACCGGGTCTTTCTCTTTTGGGCGGCGCAGCCATCGGGCTCGCCTGGGGCAATCCGTACCTACGCATCACGCGAAAGCTCGCGCATGCGCTGCTCGTGGCAGCCATCGTCGGACTTGGCGCAGGGATGGACCTTCGCGTGGTCGCGCAGGTGGGGGCGCACGGGATCGGGTACACGGCGGCGAGCATCGCCGGTGCGCTTTTGCTCGGCACGCTGCTGGCGCGGGCGCTGCGGGTGCAGACGCGCCCCGGCCTTCTCATTTCGGTGGGCACGGCCATTTGCGGCGGAAGCGCGATTGCGGCGGTGGCGCCGGCGCTGCGCGCGGAAGAGCACGAGGTCACCGTGGCCTTTGGCACGGTGTTTCTGCTCAACGCGGCCGCGTTGGTGCTCTTTCCCACGATCGGGCACGCCGTGGGGCTCTCCCAAGAGAGCTTCGGTCTCTGGTCGGCGCTGGCCATCCATGACACGAGCTCGGTCGTCGGCGCCTCGATGGCCTACGGCACGCGCGCGCTCGAGGTCGCAACCACGGTCAAGCTGACCCGCGCCCTGTGGATCGTGCCGGTGACGCTCCTGATCGCGCATGCCATGCGGCAACGCTGTAACGCCGCCGGGGAAGCCGGCAAAACGGTGGCAGCACCCAAGCCGTGGTTCATTGCGGCGTTTCTCGTGGCCTCGGCGCTGGTGACCTTCGTTCCCGGGCTCTCCGGGCTCGGCGCACCGGTAAGCCTGGCGGCGCGGCATGCGATGAGCGCCATGCTCTTTCTCGTCGGCACCGCGATAAGCCGCTCGGCCTTGCGCGCCGTCGGGGTGCGCGCCCTCGCCCAGGGCGTGCTGCTCTGGATCATCGTCGCCGGCGGCTCGCTGCTCTTCGTGACGAACGCAACGGTCAACTAG
- the priA gene encoding primosomal protein N' codes for MLLAHVALPVPMAHTFSYEIPARLAGRTRQGTRVLCSFGSRRLVGVVVTAGEGEPPPKVKPLLDVLDTDEPALTDELLAFLRDLSGYYLAPIGEVMRLALPPIERAVARALEDSLFETKKGISARRVQTVAPTEKLEESALGGQAGAILAHVRAVGETSLVDLENRWKSARAAVKKLAQLGLVTTGSREVQADSFFASPAPRDTPPELTPPQASAVEAIATALASTSGAATFALHGVTGSGKTEVYLRAIVAARQQKKGSIVLVPEIALTPQLVARFRARFGDDVAVLHSGLLPRERLVMWKRLRTGELDVAIGARSALFAPVRDLGLIVVDEEHDPSFKQEEGIRYHARDMAILRAHRAAGVCILGSATLSLETEHLSRTNKATKLVLPDRARAQPMPAVEIVDLRRMGPGPTGDKRISLPLHRAIERTLAAREQVILFLNRRGFSPAVRCEACGELCSCPSCSVALTFHKRHGERLRCHYCDFETLLPDNCAKCKSPALALEGLGTEKLEETLATAFPEAKVARLDRDVASGRTVDTVLGRMRAREIDILVGTQMVTKGHDLPHVTLVGVINADAALSLPDFRAAERAFHLLVQVAGRAGRGDVPGRVLIQTYTPEHPAIVHALRHDVNAFLELELADRRELGYPPFSRVGLIRVDHPDEATAREACAMLANVARDAAEAAAREGPGRVAILGPAPAPLARLRQRFRFRVMLRSSDRAMLRQTLLAVARAARSVERTVRTAIDIDPVQLL; via the coding sequence ATGTTGCTCGCCCACGTCGCGCTGCCCGTGCCGATGGCACACACGTTCAGCTACGAGATCCCGGCGCGGCTCGCCGGGCGCACGCGGCAGGGGACGCGCGTGCTCTGCTCGTTCGGCTCGCGGCGCTTGGTCGGTGTGGTGGTGACGGCCGGGGAAGGGGAGCCGCCGCCGAAGGTGAAACCACTCCTCGACGTACTCGACACGGACGAGCCCGCGCTCACCGACGAGCTGCTCGCCTTCCTGCGCGATCTCTCCGGGTACTACCTCGCGCCCATCGGCGAAGTGATGCGCCTCGCGCTGCCGCCGATCGAACGCGCCGTCGCCCGCGCGCTGGAGGACTCGCTCTTCGAGACCAAAAAGGGCATCTCCGCCCGCCGCGTGCAGACCGTGGCGCCCACCGAAAAGCTCGAGGAGTCGGCCCTGGGCGGCCAAGCCGGGGCGATCCTCGCGCACGTGCGCGCCGTGGGCGAGACGTCCCTGGTGGACCTCGAGAACCGCTGGAAGAGTGCGCGCGCGGCCGTGAAAAAGCTCGCGCAGCTCGGCCTGGTGACCACCGGCTCGCGCGAGGTGCAGGCCGACTCGTTCTTCGCCTCGCCCGCGCCGCGCGACACCCCGCCCGAGCTCACGCCGCCGCAGGCGAGCGCGGTGGAGGCCATCGCCACGGCACTCGCATCGACCAGCGGCGCCGCGACCTTCGCGCTCCACGGCGTCACGGGCTCGGGCAAGACGGAGGTGTACCTCCGCGCCATCGTGGCCGCGCGCCAGCAGAAAAAGGGCTCCATCGTGCTCGTCCCCGAGATTGCGCTGACTCCGCAGCTCGTGGCGCGTTTTCGCGCGCGCTTCGGCGACGACGTGGCGGTGCTGCACTCGGGCCTTCTGCCGCGCGAGCGCCTGGTCATGTGGAAGCGGCTGCGCACCGGAGAGCTCGACGTGGCCATCGGCGCGCGCAGCGCCCTCTTCGCGCCGGTGCGCGATTTGGGCCTCATCGTGGTGGACGAGGAGCACGATCCCTCGTTCAAGCAAGAGGAAGGCATCCGCTACCACGCGCGCGATATGGCCATCTTGCGCGCGCACCGCGCCGCCGGCGTGTGCATCCTCGGAAGCGCCACGCTCTCGCTCGAGACGGAGCATTTGAGCCGCACCAACAAGGCGACGAAGCTCGTACTGCCCGATCGCGCGCGCGCCCAGCCCATGCCCGCGGTCGAAATCGTCGACCTTCGGCGCATGGGCCCCGGCCCCACCGGCGACAAGCGCATCAGCCTCCCCTTGCACCGCGCCATCGAGCGGACCTTGGCCGCGCGCGAGCAGGTGATCCTCTTCTTGAACCGCCGCGGCTTTTCCCCGGCCGTGCGGTGCGAGGCGTGCGGCGAGCTTTGCTCCTGCCCCTCGTGCTCGGTGGCGCTCACCTTCCACAAGCGGCACGGCGAGCGTCTTCGCTGCCACTATTGCGATTTCGAGACGCTGCTTCCCGACAACTGCGCCAAGTGCAAGAGCCCCGCGCTCGCCCTCGAGGGCCTGGGCACCGAGAAGCTCGAAGAGACGCTGGCCACCGCGTTCCCCGAGGCGAAGGTCGCGCGCCTCGATCGCGACGTGGCGAGTGGCCGCACGGTGGATACCGTGCTCGGGCGGATGCGCGCGCGCGAAATCGACATCCTCGTGGGCACGCAGATGGTGACCAAGGGCCACGATTTGCCGCACGTGACCTTGGTCGGCGTCATCAATGCGGATGCCGCCTTGTCGCTCCCGGACTTTCGCGCGGCCGAGCGCGCGTTCCATTTGCTGGTGCAGGTGGCCGGTCGTGCGGGACGCGGTGACGTTCCCGGGCGCGTGCTCATTCAGACGTACACGCCGGAGCACCCGGCCATCGTGCACGCCCTCCGCCACGACGTGAACGCGTTCCTCGAGCTCGAGCTCGCCGACCGCCGCGAGCTGGGCTACCCGCCGTTTTCACGGGTCGGATTGATCCGCGTCGATCACCCCGACGAAGCGACGGCCCGCGAGGCCTGCGCCATGCTGGCCAACGTGGCCCGCGACGCCGCGGAAGCCGCAGCGCGCGAGGGCCCGGGTCGGGTGGCCATCCTGGGGCCCGCGCCTGCGCCGCTCGCGCGCTTGCGGCAGCGTTTTCGCTTTCGCGTGATGCTTCGTTCGAGCGATCGCGCGATGTTGCGGCAAACCTTGTTGGCCGTGGCGCGCGCGGCGAGGAGCGTCGAGCGCACAGTTCGCACGGCCATCGACATCGACCCGGTGCAGCTTCTATGA
- a CDS encoding GNAT family N-acetyltransferase, giving the protein MRSIERAPSQPLATVLRTSRLVLRPGRESDVSAILRASRRNADHLRPWSPAPPPDQPRPTLTSAAKEVARDRILWKRGTHCAFYLFPAEDETPKIVGRIVLSNIVRRVFQNGYLGYWIDRDLQGQGYMSEAVDAVVDFAFGPMGLHRVQAAVMPRNPGSMRVLEKCGFRREGYAVRYLKIADHWEDHVIFAITREERD; this is encoded by the coding sequence ATGCGCTCCATCGAACGCGCACCTTCACAGCCGCTCGCCACCGTCCTGCGCACCTCGCGCTTGGTCCTGCGCCCCGGGCGCGAGTCCGACGTCTCCGCGATCCTGCGTGCCTCCCGCCGCAACGCCGACCACCTGCGTCCGTGGAGCCCTGCGCCGCCGCCCGACCAACCACGCCCCACGCTCACCAGCGCCGCCAAAGAGGTGGCGCGCGACCGCATCCTCTGGAAGCGCGGCACGCACTGCGCATTTTACCTTTTCCCCGCGGAGGACGAGACACCGAAGATCGTCGGCCGCATCGTCTTGAGCAACATCGTGCGCCGCGTTTTCCAGAACGGGTACCTCGGCTATTGGATCGATCGCGACCTGCAAGGCCAGGGCTACATGAGCGAGGCCGTCGACGCGGTCGTCGACTTTGCGTTTGGCCCGATGGGACTGCACCGCGTGCAGGCCGCCGTGATGCCGCGCAATCCAGGGAGCATGCGCGTGCTCGAGAAATGCGGCTTCCGCCGGGAAGGCTACGCCGTGCGCTACTTGAAAATTGCCGACCATTGGGAAGATCACGTCATTTTCGCCATTACCCGCGAAGAACGCGATTAA
- a CDS encoding GYF domain-containing protein translates to MSGENEWRWADPRGQQRPVRADELRAALAAGSIAPNAPVWRRGWKRWMPAHDVPELQTVAQVGGVAAAQRLRESGLTEEPPPPPRYIPLAAKPPVAKANTMGTNTPAPHPARTKATPAPAKKTIVGIAPTTARPSSPSAPPSSGSAHLKRAVPSTPSASQGTAKAVPTPARPEPMVIEPEANTSVNLTAVTEGKATETLARADAIPPPRDGVRTVVGVPVIQDPRGKGKLGEKPGDKAKAVGSGALKPKRQTLIQFGGAPSSEGDDAASSQGRPERASAPIVVPAPGAQAGKNAVTRPPPWGEGAVEIGPAIPKSPPLPRLHRDESVEELSGSMLVEHTDEGPMVRRLSPSNPPPGVRASAPPRASAAPKAGPGVVSSLPPPEVRGQSGATAAMPSYLEPPREPGLGDPDPSAPPSDVPMAGGYGGSIRLDTTPNDAPSPLMKRVFARWPYLERVQQGKPRFFFPVLFGLGLLVVVIGGVALVKAVSAPSSRTAANDRANPATRVAMTTTGSSASAAAPEKKHEVIEVPPPAVAPSVPCSIVGQPKSIAPQVVVQSGVEVASAGQGLALGFASAPKEGVTLLLDPATLAASAEHTSKAADVVRRVTPVPPSHAGGKEGAPSAAISLDRKGDAVEGRRTSSGPAPVDFGVANGHIVWAPRGENKSSALWAVAGEGPVEALRAVPLDGAERGYAMTFRRGTSIWTGVVAAGDKSLVTKGELTEVKGLGPQVGSPSIAASGDTVLVLWADRANADEPWSLRYRRWQASGTVTSDGAAETAKTFTVPAGGLGAPFMSPSVAPLGQGRFLVVWTEGPVSSHQVRAQTLDAEGAPQGSAFTVSSDGANAGQGQAAVLPDGRGAVAYLVAGGKGFELMATSVSCPRP, encoded by the coding sequence GTGAGTGGTGAGAACGAGTGGCGTTGGGCCGATCCGCGCGGGCAACAGCGCCCCGTGCGGGCTGACGAATTGCGGGCCGCCCTCGCTGCTGGATCCATCGCACCCAATGCCCCAGTGTGGAGGCGTGGGTGGAAACGGTGGATGCCCGCCCACGATGTCCCGGAATTGCAGACAGTGGCGCAGGTCGGCGGCGTAGCGGCGGCGCAACGGCTCCGCGAGAGCGGGTTGACCGAGGAACCGCCGCCGCCACCGCGCTACATTCCCCTAGCTGCCAAGCCACCCGTCGCCAAAGCGAACACCATGGGAACGAACACTCCTGCCCCTCATCCTGCGCGCACCAAGGCGACGCCGGCACCGGCCAAAAAAACGATCGTGGGCATCGCCCCCACGACGGCGCGCCCGTCGAGTCCGAGCGCGCCACCGTCCTCGGGCTCTGCGCATTTGAAGCGCGCCGTTCCGAGCACGCCCAGCGCCTCACAGGGGACAGCCAAGGCCGTTCCAACGCCCGCGCGTCCCGAACCCATGGTCATCGAGCCGGAGGCGAACACGTCGGTCAACCTCACCGCCGTGACGGAGGGGAAGGCGACGGAGACGCTTGCCCGCGCCGATGCCATTCCGCCGCCGCGTGATGGTGTACGCACGGTGGTGGGCGTTCCCGTGATTCAGGATCCGCGTGGCAAGGGAAAGCTCGGGGAGAAGCCTGGCGACAAAGCGAAGGCCGTGGGATCGGGGGCGCTCAAGCCCAAGAGACAGACGCTGATCCAGTTCGGCGGCGCGCCTTCGTCCGAGGGCGATGACGCCGCGAGCTCCCAGGGCCGCCCCGAGCGTGCGAGCGCGCCCATCGTGGTGCCCGCGCCCGGCGCGCAGGCCGGCAAGAACGCGGTCACCCGTCCGCCGCCGTGGGGAGAAGGCGCCGTCGAGATTGGGCCAGCCATCCCGAAGAGCCCACCGCTTCCGCGCCTGCATCGCGATGAAAGCGTCGAGGAGTTGAGCGGCTCGATGCTGGTCGAGCACACCGACGAAGGCCCGATGGTGCGCCGTCTCTCTCCGTCGAACCCGCCGCCCGGCGTGCGCGCGAGTGCTCCACCGCGGGCAAGTGCGGCCCCCAAAGCGGGGCCTGGGGTCGTGAGCAGCCTTCCGCCTCCGGAGGTGCGAGGCCAATCGGGGGCCACGGCGGCGATGCCGTCGTATCTGGAACCTCCCCGCGAGCCGGGGCTGGGCGATCCCGACCCGAGCGCCCCGCCCTCCGACGTGCCCATGGCCGGTGGATACGGCGGCAGCATTCGCCTCGACACGACCCCGAACGACGCTCCGTCGCCGCTGATGAAGCGCGTGTTCGCGCGTTGGCCGTACCTCGAGCGAGTGCAGCAGGGCAAACCCCGGTTCTTCTTTCCTGTGCTCTTCGGCCTCGGTCTCTTGGTTGTGGTCATCGGCGGAGTGGCCCTCGTGAAAGCCGTGTCGGCGCCGAGTTCGCGCACGGCGGCCAACGACCGGGCGAATCCGGCCACACGCGTGGCGATGACCACGACGGGATCCTCGGCATCCGCCGCCGCACCGGAGAAAAAGCACGAGGTCATCGAGGTACCGCCACCCGCCGTGGCCCCGTCGGTCCCCTGCAGCATCGTGGGCCAGCCCAAGTCGATTGCGCCGCAGGTCGTCGTGCAAAGCGGTGTCGAGGTGGCCTCGGCCGGCCAGGGCCTCGCCCTCGGCTTTGCCAGCGCGCCCAAAGAAGGCGTCACCCTGCTTCTCGATCCGGCGACGCTCGCGGCGTCGGCGGAGCACACCAGCAAGGCCGCCGACGTCGTTCGCCGCGTCACGCCCGTTCCACCTTCGCACGCGGGCGGCAAAGAGGGGGCGCCCTCGGCGGCGATTTCGCTCGACCGCAAAGGTGACGCCGTCGAAGGCCGGCGCACGTCGTCCGGTCCCGCGCCAGTCGATTTCGGCGTCGCCAATGGCCACATCGTTTGGGCTCCGCGCGGCGAGAACAAGAGCAGCGCCCTCTGGGCCGTCGCCGGCGAGGGACCCGTCGAAGCGCTGCGCGCGGTTCCTCTCGACGGGGCCGAGCGCGGCTACGCGATGACCTTCCGCCGTGGCACCTCGATCTGGACCGGCGTCGTCGCGGCCGGCGACAAGAGCCTCGTCACCAAGGGCGAGCTCACCGAAGTCAAAGGCCTCGGCCCGCAGGTGGGCTCGCCCTCCATCGCCGCGAGTGGAGACACCGTGCTCGTGCTCTGGGCCGATCGCGCGAACGCGGACGAGCCGTGGTCCCTTCGCTACCGACGATGGCAAGCGTCGGGGACGGTGACCTCCGACGGCGCCGCGGAGACCGCCAAGACGTTCACCGTGCCCGCCGGCGGATTGGGTGCACCGTTCATGTCCCCGAGCGTGGCCCCCCTCGGCCAAGGTCGCTTCCTCGTCGTGTGGACCGAGGGCCCCGTCTCGAGCCATCAAGTGCGCGCGCAAACCCTGGATGCCGAGGGTGCGCCGCAGGGTTCCGCGTTCACCGTGTCGAGCGACGGTGCGAACGCGGGGCAGGGTCAGGCTGCCGTGCTGCCGGATGGTCGCGGCGCGGTCGCATATCTGGTAGCGGGTGGGAAAGGGTTCGAGCTGATGGCGACGTCCGTCTCGTGTCCGCGCCCCTAA